A genomic window from Tolypothrix sp. PCC 7910 includes:
- a CDS encoding AAA family ATPase has translation MSITITSLREVLQSLPDNAQEPIVDHLFASQLLNALGFQSEEIYPEYNTGDGPVDKAARKTIGDDVFLHTKSNPYLLLELKGRDVNLSEDAAQYHTTVKQLKRYLLATNCKTVQWGIITNSCHIQLFRKHGRVIYPATKCIPINANTIDSVIATMRQKIEHPTKALTVAVYNNKGGVGKTTTTVNLAAILTFLGKKVLAIDFDHNQQDLTSYLGLPLSQGSVFEALTERNVELQNTLHPYKFPLKKVNTELRFDVIPADQKLTEEPEHSLRNHLKSNTLYRKLELSRQEYDYILIDVPPNWRLFSQLAVYAADVILMPTKHNNLFSLENAAMAMKKFIPEVQSQKADGSPIPLPIFFNGEKMTPPQLAVAQQEITNIIKAAKKEGFNLLPYFYPKYTNAKKDLHIHEVPSYANIAGSPFSHVPAVYRYQSAHEYYKNLVKEYFLQ, from the coding sequence ATGAGCATAACAATTACCAGTCTTCGAGAAGTACTGCAAAGCCTTCCCGACAATGCACAAGAACCTATTGTAGACCATCTTTTTGCTTCTCAATTGCTAAATGCTTTAGGGTTTCAATCTGAAGAAATTTATCCAGAATATAATACTGGCGATGGCCCTGTTGATAAAGCAGCCAGAAAAACTATTGGTGATGATGTCTTTTTACACACAAAATCTAATCCCTACCTTTTATTGGAGTTAAAAGGTAGGGATGTTAATTTATCTGAAGATGCTGCACAATATCACACAACTGTTAAGCAACTCAAGCGTTATCTACTGGCAACCAATTGTAAAACAGTACAGTGGGGAATAATAACTAATTCTTGCCATATTCAACTTTTCCGCAAGCATGGAAGAGTGATTTATCCTGCGACAAAATGTATTCCAATCAATGCCAATACTATTGATAGCGTAATTGCTACCATGCGGCAAAAAATTGAACATCCTACTAAAGCCTTAACCGTTGCAGTGTATAACAACAAAGGTGGAGTCGGTAAAACGACCACTACCGTAAATTTAGCGGCTATATTAACTTTTTTAGGAAAGAAAGTATTAGCGATTGACTTTGACCATAATCAACAAGATTTAACGAGTTATTTAGGTCTTCCATTAAGTCAAGGAAGTGTCTTTGAGGCTCTTACAGAAAGGAATGTAGAGCTTCAAAATACTCTACATCCTTATAAATTCCCTTTAAAAAAGGTTAATACTGAACTCCGGTTTGATGTTATCCCCGCAGATCAAAAACTAACAGAAGAGCCTGAACATTCCCTACGTAACCATTTGAAAAGTAATACTCTTTATCGCAAGCTAGAACTTTCAAGACAAGAATATGACTATATTCTGATAGATGTGCCACCTAACTGGCGATTATTTAGCCAATTAGCTGTTTATGCGGCTGATGTCATTCTCATGCCCACAAAGCATAACAATCTTTTTTCTTTAGAAAATGCAGCAATGGCAATGAAGAAATTTATTCCAGAAGTACAATCTCAAAAAGCTGATGGTAGCCCTATTCCATTACCAATTTTCTTCAATGGAGAAAAGATGACACCACCTCAATTAGCAGTTGCTCAACAAGAAATTACTAACATTATTAAAGCTGCTAAAAAAGAGGGATTTAATTTACTTCCTTACTTCTACCCCAAGTATACTAATGCCAAAAAAGACCTTCATATTCATGAGGTTCCAAGCTACGCTAACATAGCGGGTTCACCTTTCTCGCATGTTCCTGCGGTTTATCGATATCAATCGGCTCATGAATATTACAAAAATCTAGTGAAGGAGTATTTTTTACAATGA
- the psb35 gene encoding photosystem II assembly protein Psb35, with protein MINAAFAYFLTEASLATESSFNYSLVLTVVFLVGFVASAIIGSIAWYNSKRPVGWEDKERPDLVPEVDK; from the coding sequence ATGATAAATGCTGCTTTTGCTTATTTTCTTACAGAAGCATCTTTAGCTACGGAGAGCAGTTTTAATTACTCGCTAGTACTCACAGTAGTTTTTCTTGTAGGTTTTGTTGCGTCTGCCATTATTGGTTCTATTGCTTGGTATAACTCCAAACGTCCTGTAGGTTGGGAAGATAAAGAACGCCCCGATTTAGTTCCAGAGGTTGATAAGTAA
- a CDS encoding CsbD family protein: protein MSLENRAKAVAKNIEGKIQEAVGEVTGNPNDKAEGQAKQVESQVRHTAENFKDEVKKSVN from the coding sequence ATGAGTTTAGAAAATAGAGCTAAAGCTGTTGCCAAAAATATCGAAGGTAAAATTCAAGAAGCCGTTGGTGAAGTTACTGGCAACCCAAATGATAAAGCCGAAGGACAAGCAAAACAAGTAGAGTCTCAAGTTCGCCATACAGCCGAAAACTTTAAAGATGAAGTTAAGAAATCTGTAAATTAA
- a CDS encoding response regulator, protein MFNHLKIGSKIGASFALGLAILSAIGYVSYRTTQELITTSYWESHTYQVLGLLDEVSSKIKDAETGQRGYIITGKDPYLEPYQSAIASLEQPLQKLRKLTADNPTQQNQLNILEPLVKERVNVLKKVIAARESQGFEAAQKLILVNEGKLLMDQIRKLTEEMKQQERKLLAKRSIQSKTAAHQTTATIVYGIPISFILIALIGYVLSRNISKPLEKIARVASKIADGDLSTSLPDTKRQDEVGILTNSFNQMIANLRETKQLNEEQNWLKSNLAELSNTLQGRRNLANVTQLILSRLAVLVGAQQGVFYVMDSQENQPVIKLLSSYAYNERKNLANQFRLGEGLVGQCALEKQRILLTQVPNDYIRISSGLGEAPPLNIIVLPVLFEDQVVAVIELAALQAFNKLHLTFLEQVSEVIGVVLSAIKSDMLTQELLQQSQNLTEELQNQQEELKLSNQRLQEQAQELEESQLLLKQQQEELQQSNEELQQLNEELEEKAELLNAQKREVESKNQQIEQARLSLETKAQQLTLTSKYKSEFLANMSHELRTPLNSLLILARLMSENPEGNLTEKQIEYSQTIYGAGNDLLRLINDILDLAKIESGKFTVENEEVGFITLQSYLQGNFRQLALEKGLSFNIAIDENLPLRFNTDSKRLQQILNNLLANAFKFTEQGGISLQISMVNPDTVAFAVSDTGIGIPDDKQQLIFEAFQQADGTTSRKYGGTGLGLSISRELAHLLGGRIELVSQLGQGSTFTLYLPMQGIRTQTQSKGDILQDKNKISLPPEISPSPQASPPPVVPISLTPQTEVADDRDGIQVGDRVLLVIEDDVKFVRILLDMARQQGFKVLVALNSKQGLALAQQFKPDAITLDICMPDMDGWMVLDRLKHDPQTRHIPVHIFSIDDRQQRGLELGAIAYLQKPVSKEQLVGALTDIKGFVERKVKNLLVIEDDPVQARSIIELIGNGDVQSTAVHTAAAALATLQSQQIDCIVLDLGLPDMTGLELIEEIKQQPHWLKIPIIVYTGKELSRQEETQLRRLAETIIIKDVRSPERLLDETALFLHRIQANLPQSKRHILEQLRSSDPILANKKILIIDDDVRNIFALTSLLEGYQMQVFFAENGRDGIATLQANSDIDIVLMDVMMPEMDGYQTTRAIRELGEFRSLPIIALTAKAMQGDREKCIAAGASDYITKPVDTEQLLSLLRVWLYQ, encoded by the coding sequence ATGTTCAATCATTTGAAAATTGGCAGCAAAATAGGAGCTAGTTTCGCTTTAGGTTTGGCGATTTTAAGCGCCATTGGTTACGTCTCCTATCGCACTACTCAAGAACTTATTACAACTTCCTACTGGGAAAGCCATACATACCAGGTGCTAGGACTGCTGGATGAAGTGAGTTCCAAAATTAAAGATGCGGAAACAGGACAGCGTGGGTACATAATTACGGGAAAAGATCCATATCTAGAACCTTATCAGTCTGCGATCGCATCTTTAGAGCAACCTCTCCAAAAACTTCGCAAGTTAACTGCTGATAACCCCACTCAACAAAATCAGCTTAATATCTTAGAGCCATTAGTCAAAGAAAGAGTAAATGTCCTAAAAAAGGTGATTGCGGCGCGAGAAAGTCAAGGCTTTGAAGCTGCTCAGAAGTTGATACTGGTGAATGAAGGGAAGCTGTTGATGGATCAAATCCGCAAGCTGACTGAGGAAATGAAACAACAGGAGCGTAAATTATTAGCAAAACGTTCGATTCAGTCCAAAACAGCAGCCCATCAAACTACTGCTACTATTGTCTACGGGATTCCCATATCTTTTATCTTGATAGCTTTAATTGGCTATGTGCTATCGCGAAATATATCTAAACCCCTAGAAAAAATTGCTCGTGTCGCCAGCAAAATTGCGGATGGAGATTTGTCTACAAGTTTACCAGACACAAAACGTCAAGACGAGGTAGGTATACTCACAAATAGTTTCAATCAAATGATTGCTAATTTGCGCGAAACTAAGCAATTAAATGAAGAGCAAAACTGGTTGAAGTCAAATTTAGCTGAGTTAAGTAACACTCTGCAAGGGAGAAGAAATTTAGCAAATGTGACGCAATTGATATTATCGCGTTTAGCTGTTTTAGTGGGAGCACAACAAGGTGTTTTCTATGTGATGGATTCCCAAGAAAATCAGCCTGTGATCAAGCTATTGAGTAGCTATGCTTATAATGAACGTAAAAATTTAGCCAATCAATTTCGTTTAGGTGAAGGCTTAGTAGGGCAATGTGCTTTAGAAAAGCAAAGAATCTTACTGACCCAAGTTCCCAATGATTATATTCGCATTAGTTCTGGCTTGGGTGAAGCTCCACCGTTGAATATTATTGTCTTGCCTGTATTATTTGAAGACCAGGTAGTTGCTGTCATTGAACTCGCCGCATTGCAAGCTTTTAATAAATTACATTTAACTTTTTTAGAACAAGTTAGCGAAGTGATTGGCGTAGTTTTAAGTGCCATTAAGTCTGATATGCTAACCCAGGAATTACTGCAACAATCTCAGAATTTAACAGAAGAATTACAAAATCAACAAGAAGAACTGAAGCTGAGTAATCAACGTTTACAAGAACAAGCGCAGGAGTTAGAAGAATCCCAATTACTTTTGAAACAACAACAAGAAGAATTACAGCAATCTAACGAGGAATTACAACAATTAAATGAGGAATTAGAAGAAAAAGCAGAGTTACTCAATGCCCAAAAACGAGAAGTTGAAAGTAAAAACCAACAAATTGAACAAGCTAGGCTATCTTTGGAAACCAAGGCACAACAATTAACTTTAACTTCCAAATATAAATCAGAATTTTTAGCCAATATGTCCCATGAATTGCGGACACCATTGAATAGCTTATTAATCTTGGCAAGATTGATGTCAGAGAATCCAGAAGGTAATCTCACAGAAAAACAAATAGAATATAGTCAAACAATTTATGGTGCTGGCAATGATTTATTGAGATTGATTAATGATATTTTAGACTTAGCTAAAATTGAATCAGGTAAGTTTACGGTCGAAAATGAAGAAGTCGGCTTTATAACTTTGCAAAGCTACTTGCAAGGAAATTTCCGTCAGCTAGCATTAGAAAAAGGGCTAAGTTTTAATATCGCAATTGACGAAAATTTGCCCCTAAGATTTAATACTGACTCCAAACGCCTCCAACAAATTTTAAATAATTTATTGGCAAACGCTTTTAAGTTTACCGAACAAGGAGGAATTTCCTTGCAAATTAGCATGGTAAACCCAGATACAGTTGCTTTTGCAGTCAGCGATACAGGTATTGGTATTCCTGATGATAAACAGCAATTAATTTTTGAAGCTTTTCAACAAGCAGATGGTACAACCAGCCGCAAATATGGCGGAACTGGCTTAGGTTTATCGATTAGCCGGGAACTAGCTCATTTGCTAGGTGGGAGAATTGAACTAGTTAGCCAACTAGGACAAGGAAGCACTTTTACGCTGTATTTACCAATGCAGGGAATCCGCACGCAAACGCAAAGTAAAGGAGATATTTTACAAGACAAAAATAAAATTTCTCTACCCCCCGAAATTTCCCCATCTCCTCAAGCTTCCCCACCTCCTGTAGTTCCTATCTCCCTTACTCCTCAAACCGAAGTTGCAGACGATAGAGATGGGATTCAAGTCGGTGATCGCGTTTTGCTGGTGATTGAAGATGATGTGAAATTCGTCCGCATTTTGTTGGATATGGCGAGACAACAAGGGTTTAAGGTGTTGGTAGCGTTAAACAGCAAACAAGGATTAGCCCTAGCACAACAGTTTAAACCCGATGCCATTACTTTAGATATCTGTATGCCAGATATGGATGGTTGGATGGTGTTAGATAGACTCAAACATGATCCACAAACGCGCCATATTCCCGTACATATATTTTCCATTGACGATCGCCAGCAGCGGGGGTTAGAGTTAGGCGCGATCGCTTATTTACAAAAGCCTGTTAGTAAAGAACAACTCGTTGGTGCTTTAACTGATATTAAAGGCTTTGTTGAGCGTAAGGTAAAAAATTTGCTGGTAATTGAAGATGACCCAGTCCAAGCCCGCAGTATTATTGAGCTAATCGGCAATGGTGACGTTCAAAGTACAGCAGTACATACAGCCGCAGCCGCATTAGCAACCCTACAATCCCAGCAGATAGATTGTATTGTGCTGGATTTGGGTTTACCGGATATGACTGGCTTAGAACTGATTGAGGAAATTAAACAACAACCCCACTGGCTGAAAATTCCTATTATTGTTTACACAGGAAAAGAACTTTCTCGCCAAGAAGAGACGCAATTGCGACGCTTAGCAGAGACAATCATTATTAAAGATGTGCGATCGCCTGAACGGTTACTTGATGAAACTGCCTTATTTTTACATCGTATCCAGGCAAATTTACCCCAGTCAAAACGCCACATCTTAGAGCAACTCCGCAGTTCTGATCCCATACTGGCAAATAAAAAGATTTTAATTATAGATGACGATGTCCGGAATATTTTTGCTCTAACTAGCTTGTTAGAAGGCTATCAAATGCAAGTCTTCTTTGCAGAGAATGGTAGAGATGGTATTGCGACATTACAAGCCAACTCTGATATTGATATCGTCTTAATGGATGTAATGATGCCAGAAATGGATGGTTATCAAACAACTCGCGCTATCCGTGAACTAGGGGAATTCCGTTCCTTACCCATAATTGCTTTAACTGCAAAAGCCATGCAAGGCGATCGCGAAAAATGTATCGCCGCGGGAGCCTCAGATTATATTACCAAGCCTGTAGATACTGAACAATTACTTTCCCTGTTGCGGGTTTGGTTGTATCAGTAA
- a CDS encoding protein-glutamate O-methyltransferase CheR — MTSPKVKLEDIEIQLLLEGIYRYWGYDFRNYAFSSLKRRVQNFIKIEGYTSVSELQARVLHDSNCLERFLLSLTVNVTSMFRDPSFYLALRKEVIPLLRTYPFIRIWHAGCSTGEEVYSMAILLQEENLYQRCRIYATDFNEKVLQKARTGIFSLKLMQDYTQLYLKAGGKESFSEYYTAAYDSAIFRASLRENIVFAQHNLATDSSFNEFHIIICRNVLIYFNQTLQKRVHELFYNSLCSFGILGLGRQESIRFTPHDHQYQELVKGEKLYRRLN, encoded by the coding sequence ATGACTTCACCCAAAGTAAAACTAGAAGATATTGAAATTCAGTTACTACTTGAAGGAATTTACCGTTACTGGGGTTACGACTTCCGTAATTATGCTTTTTCTTCTCTCAAACGTCGTGTCCAAAATTTTATCAAAATAGAAGGCTATACAAGTGTTTCAGAATTGCAAGCACGAGTACTACATGATAGTAACTGTTTAGAAAGATTCTTGCTCAGTCTCACAGTAAATGTTACTTCAATGTTTCGCGATCCTAGCTTTTATCTAGCTTTAAGAAAAGAAGTAATTCCGCTGTTGCGTACCTATCCTTTTATTCGCATTTGGCACGCAGGATGCTCAACAGGAGAAGAAGTTTACTCAATGGCAATTTTACTACAGGAGGAAAATCTTTATCAACGTTGCCGGATTTATGCTACCGACTTTAATGAAAAAGTACTACAAAAAGCTAGAACTGGCATTTTTTCTCTCAAACTCATGCAGGATTATACTCAACTTTACCTGAAAGCAGGAGGGAAAGAGTCTTTTTCTGAGTACTATACCGCAGCTTACGACAGTGCAATCTTTCGTGCTTCTTTACGGGAAAATATTGTCTTTGCTCAACATAACTTAGCCACAGATAGTTCCTTTAATGAATTTCATATCATTATTTGTCGTAATGTTTTAATTTATTTTAATCAAACCCTACAAAAGCGAGTCCATGAACTTTTTTATAATAGCCTTTGTTCTTTTGGTATTCTCGGTTTAGGACGACAAGAATCAATTCGTTTTACTCCCCATGACCATCAATATCAAGAGCTTGTCAAAGGTGAAAAGCTCTATCGGAGGTTGAATTAG
- a CDS encoding chemotaxis protein CheB: MVFKIVVIGASLGGFTALKEILGNLPKSLKSPIVVAQHRHRESYSTLSEFLQKHTSLQVREVEDKDEIVPGYVYLAPADYHLLVECGFFALSTDEPISYARPSIDVLFESAADIYGEQVIGVILTGANEDGVQGLKAIKSRLGMAIVQDPTTAECSVMPKAAINAVAVDWILSPKEIGQKIVYLCN, encoded by the coding sequence GTGGTGTTTAAAATTGTAGTTATAGGTGCATCATTGGGCGGATTTACAGCTTTAAAAGAAATATTAGGAAACTTACCTAAAAGCTTAAAATCGCCTATAGTAGTGGCACAGCATCGGCATCGAGAATCTTACAGTACATTGAGCGAATTTTTACAAAAACATACATCTTTGCAAGTCCGAGAGGTAGAAGATAAAGATGAAATTGTACCAGGGTATGTTTATTTAGCACCTGCTGATTACCATTTGTTAGTAGAATGTGGTTTTTTTGCTCTTTCTACTGATGAACCAATTTCCTATGCCAGACCTTCAATTGATGTCTTGTTTGAATCTGCTGCTGATATTTATGGTGAACAAGTAATTGGTGTAATATTAACAGGAGCAAATGAAGATGGCGTACAAGGTTTAAAGGCGATCAAGTCGCGGTTAGGGATGGCAATAGTTCAAGATCCGACTACTGCTGAATGTTCAGTTATGCCAAAAGCAGCAATTAATGCTGTTGCTGTAGATTGGATTTTGTCCCCAAAAGAAATAGGGCAAAAAATAGTTTATCTTTGTAATTAA
- a CDS encoding NADAR family protein: MTIYFYAVREEYGCFSNFSPHGFELDSLYWPTSEHYFQAQKFIGTLHLEQIRLVKTPKDAARMGRERSRPLRQDWEQVKDDVMRKAVLRKFETHADIRDILLATGNEDIVENSPIDFYWGCGSDGSGKNMLGLILMEVRETLRSTHSA, from the coding sequence ATGACCATTTATTTTTATGCAGTTCGCGAAGAATATGGCTGTTTTTCTAACTTTTCACCTCATGGGTTTGAGTTAGATAGTTTATATTGGCCTACAAGCGAACATTATTTTCAAGCACAAAAGTTTATTGGCACTTTGCATTTAGAACAAATTCGCTTAGTAAAAACTCCTAAAGATGCTGCCAGAATGGGACGTGAGAGAAGCCGTCCTCTGCGTCAAGATTGGGAACAAGTTAAAGATGATGTGATGAGAAAGGCAGTACTACGTAAATTTGAAACCCATGCAGATATTAGAGACATCCTCCTTGCTACTGGTAATGAAGATATAGTAGAAAACTCTCCCATTGACTTCTACTGGGGTTGCGGTTCTGATGGTAGTGGTAAAAATATGTTGGGATTAATTTTAATGGAAGTACGAGAAACACTTCGTTCTACTCATAGTGCCTAG
- a CDS encoding tetratricopeptide repeat protein: MSTGGWNPNFKNTDSSKLPTPYRKIGKHKTIIHKFDQATLGEITVSPETNAQLTAASKLLRQGVQQQQAGDLADAINSLEQSLVLFQAIGDRHKQEKVLSLLALIAYTLGHYQKTISYCQQCLSLVGDISDLSVKMQVLSHLGNAYRHLNEYDKAIEFLEQCLKITQHKQEKRSQVAALNNLGLVYKAVGNFAQAIRYQEQSLAILQELQDHWGEEQVLKNLGNAWYALDDYPKAIAYYEKCVVISRELKNFRSAIHVLKNLANACYALGNYSQAIIYYQERLQLARELQDKRTEEQSLGSLGVACEALGDYARAILYHEERLLLAISLQDIRIQEQAFASLKVACYALGDYAKVMQYEQQIGG, translated from the coding sequence ATGTCTACAGGCGGATGGAATCCTAATTTCAAAAATACAGATTCCTCAAAACTTCCAACACCATATCGGAAAATAGGGAAGCACAAAACCATTATTCATAAATTTGACCAAGCTACCCTAGGAGAAATTACAGTTTCACCAGAAACTAACGCCCAGCTAACAGCAGCATCTAAGCTACTACGCCAAGGAGTTCAACAGCAGCAAGCTGGTGATTTGGCAGATGCAATCAATTCTTTAGAACAATCTCTGGTATTGTTTCAAGCCATTGGGGATAGACACAAGCAAGAAAAAGTGCTTTCCTTGTTGGCATTAATAGCTTATACCCTCGGTCACTACCAAAAAACTATCTCTTACTGCCAACAGTGCCTCTCTTTGGTGGGGGATATTTCAGATTTGTCAGTGAAAATGCAAGTACTATCTCATTTAGGTAATGCTTACCGACACCTCAATGAATATGACAAAGCTATTGAGTTTTTAGAACAATGTTTGAAAATTACCCAGCACAAGCAAGAGAAGCGCAGTCAAGTAGCTGCTTTGAATAATCTAGGATTAGTTTATAAAGCTGTGGGTAACTTTGCTCAGGCAATTAGATATCAAGAGCAAAGTTTAGCAATATTACAAGAACTTCAAGACCATTGGGGAGAAGAACAAGTACTCAAGAATTTGGGTAATGCTTGGTATGCATTGGACGATTACCCAAAAGCGATCGCCTATTATGAAAAATGTGTAGTCATATCACGCGAGTTAAAAAATTTTCGTAGTGCGATTCATGTCTTAAAGAATCTCGCTAATGCTTGCTATGCTTTGGGTAATTATAGTCAAGCTATTATTTACTATCAAGAGCGTTTGCAATTAGCCAGAGAACTTCAAGATAAGCGAACTGAAGAACAGTCTTTAGGAAGTTTAGGAGTTGCTTGTGAAGCCTTGGGTGATTATGCCAGAGCAATCTTGTACCATGAAGAGCGTTTGCTTTTAGCTATCAGTCTCCAAGATATCCGCATTCAAGAACAAGCTTTTGCTAGCCTGAAAGTTGCCTGCTATGCCTTAGGTGATTATGCCAAAGTTATGCAATACGAACAACAGATTGGTGGCTAA
- a CDS encoding uracil-DNA glycosylase family protein encodes MSSETQLSLFDDSTFNQRDLIPTDAKIPIPANTYSDMTELAQHCNQCHRCGLGNNRTHAVVGRGNLKAPIMVVGEAPGQNEDETGLPFVGKSGQLLEKILASVSLSTETDVYICNINKCRPPENRVPTTEEMAACLPYLLEQIRLVDPKIILLTGATAVKGLTNDKRGITKIRGQWLEWQGRLCMPIFHPSYLLRNPSREVGGPKWLMWQDIQAVRAKYDEIRQTH; translated from the coding sequence ATGAGCAGCGAAACCCAACTAAGCCTATTCGACGATTCCACTTTTAATCAACGAGATCTGATTCCCACAGACGCTAAAATTCCCATACCTGCCAATACCTATTCTGATATGACAGAGTTGGCACAACACTGTAATCAGTGCCATCGTTGTGGATTAGGAAATAACCGCACTCATGCTGTGGTAGGGCGCGGAAACCTCAAAGCACCAATTATGGTTGTGGGGGAAGCACCAGGCCAAAACGAAGACGAAACAGGGTTACCATTTGTAGGCAAATCAGGGCAGTTGTTAGAGAAAATCTTGGCATCTGTAAGTCTGAGTACTGAGACTGATGTCTACATTTGTAATATCAACAAATGTCGCCCACCAGAAAATCGAGTGCCAACCACGGAAGAAATGGCAGCTTGCTTGCCTTACTTATTAGAACAAATTCGTTTAGTTGACCCGAAAATCATTTTATTAACTGGTGCAACCGCAGTTAAAGGCTTAACTAATGATAAGCGGGGAATTACGAAAATTCGCGGACAGTGGCTGGAGTGGCAGGGGCGTTTATGTATGCCGATTTTTCATCCTTCCTATCTACTGCGGAACCCGTCTAGGGAAGTAGGCGGCCCTAAATGGTTGATGTGGCAAGATATACAAGCAGTACGCGCTAAGTATGATGAAATTAGGCAAACACATTGA
- a CDS encoding sensor histidine kinase gives MDFSQTLIHKIDAIVDQWVEAVYKDEQIEATKELTFKAVRNSLPKVLTALATVLSESEKSDLQTVVDTSLEHGWLRAEQGFEPAEIAREYRLLRVIIFSFLEEDLLKASPVELLRAVRLIDMIIDEAIARCFNSYTHGRLQELKQLQSQLRLTNQELTRLVRASKDSLSQLAHELKTPLTSIIGYADLFLRQHRQKPELKDSYTNLDSIERVMRSGRLILRLINDTLEISRYDAGRMILHPTVTNVRGLINSVVEIIEPLARNKELALVVDCDRAPDRVITDPLRLQQIITNLLSNAIRYTKSGTVRLHCEKVSEEQWAISVIDSGIGIPLDAQSQIFNPYFRAVNDQELQSSDGTGLGLAIVSRLVELMHGEIKVVSQPEQGSTFTVIFPLEAIACED, from the coding sequence ATGGACTTTAGCCAAACTCTGATTCATAAAATTGATGCCATTGTTGATCAATGGGTAGAAGCGGTATATAAAGATGAACAGATTGAAGCAACTAAAGAACTAACTTTTAAAGCTGTACGGAACAGTTTACCTAAAGTTTTAACAGCATTAGCAACAGTACTTTCTGAATCGGAAAAGAGCGATTTACAAACGGTAGTTGATACAAGTCTAGAACATGGTTGGCTTCGTGCTGAACAAGGTTTCGAGCCAGCAGAAATTGCGCGTGAGTATCGTTTACTGCGAGTTATTATTTTTTCTTTTTTGGAAGAGGATTTATTAAAGGCCTCTCCGGTAGAATTGCTACGGGCTGTGCGCTTGATTGATATGATTATTGATGAAGCGATCGCTCGTTGCTTTAACAGCTATACTCATGGAAGGCTACAAGAGTTAAAACAGCTTCAAAGTCAGTTGCGGTTGACTAACCAAGAACTCACTCGTTTGGTTCGTGCTAGTAAAGATAGCCTATCTCAGTTGGCGCATGAATTAAAAACTCCCCTCACTTCAATTATTGGTTACGCAGATTTATTTCTCCGCCAGCATCGTCAAAAACCAGAACTTAAGGATTCATATACTAATCTTGATAGTATCGAGCGAGTTATGAGGAGCGGTAGGCTGATTCTGCGCTTAATCAACGATACTTTGGAAATTTCGCGCTACGATGCTGGCAGAATGATATTACACCCTACAGTGACTAATGTGCGTGGGTTAATTAACTCAGTTGTAGAAATTATTGAGCCATTAGCGCGTAATAAGGAATTAGCTTTAGTTGTTGATTGCGATCGCGCACCCGATAGAGTAATTACAGATCCGCTTCGGCTTCAGCAAATTATTACTAATCTTCTCAGCAATGCAATTCGCTATACCAAGTCTGGTACTGTGCGTTTGCATTGTGAGAAAGTATCTGAGGAGCAATGGGCTATCTCTGTAATTGATAGTGGGATTGGGATTCCGCTAGATGCTCAATCACAAATCTTCAATCCTTATTTTCGTGCAGTCAACGATCAAGAACTACAAAGTTCTGATGGTACAGGGTTAGGGTTAGCGATTGTATCCCGCTTAGTTGAGTTAATGCATGGTGAAATCAAAGTAGTTTCACAGCCGGAACAAGGGTCTACATTTACAGTGATTTTTCCTTTGGAAGCGATCGCTTGCGAAGATTAA